One genomic window of Cannabis sativa cultivar Pink pepper isolate KNU-18-1 chromosome 2, ASM2916894v1, whole genome shotgun sequence includes the following:
- the LOC133034244 gene encoding uncharacterized protein LOC133034244: MNRKLKLSRIGVGGASGSGSVDGNNNNGLGNRKDLAWKHGFEVDTSGGNAENKKNYIYIKCKYCRKLITGGVARLKQHLAHTRKGVAPCKEVPKEVKNEFVELLKQKILEKCVAQMIFEEMVESGSYYTKTCAPMSATGVIGPINRFMGDGSDRTTAEQIHITPENEKEMRDNVCMDIGRCFFENALPFHLDLNIEGGDTDTIIEDIKKTCPSMGLSIMSDGWSDGRTRSILILINNPKGTVFLKSIDASSFSKNAEKLFKMLDDVIEEIGEHLVVQVVTDNASAYKAVRQPLEAMFTSKEWIECPWAAKPNGKEARKTVLKDKNFWPSLIYAIRYTSPLVEVLRLTILKDKNFSPSVIYVIRTTSPLVEVLRLVDGDKELAMGFLYNAMDKAKEKLANNLGGEEKDYNEIWENH; the protein is encoded by the exons atgaatagaaaattaaaattgagtCGTATTGGTGTTGGAGGAGCTAGTGGCAGTGGTAGTGTTGatggtaataataataatggtctTGGAAATAGAAAAGATCTGGCTTGGAAACATGGTTTTGAAGTTGATACTTCAGGTGGAAATGctgaaaataagaaaaattatatttacattAAGTGTAAATACTGCAGGAAGCTTATTACGGGTGGTGTTGCAAGGTTGAAACAACACCTTGCTCACACTAGAAAAGGTGTTGCACCATGTAAGGAGGTTCCCAAAGAAGTTAAGAATGAATTTGTGGAGCTCttgaaacaaaaaatattagaaaagtgTGTGGCTCAAATGATATTCGAAGAGATGGTTGAGTCGGGATCTTATTACACTAAGACTTGTGCTCCCATGTCTGCTACAGGTGTAATAGGACCAATTAATAGGTTTATGGGTGATGGTAGTGATAGGACAACCGCTGAACAAATCCATATAACTCCCGAAAATGAGAAAGAAATGCGTGATAATGTTTGCATGGACATTGGGAGGTGTTTCTTTGAGAATGCTTTGCCTTTTCATTTG GACTTGAATATTGAAGGAGGAGATACTGACACTATAATTGAGGATATTAAAAAGACATGCCCATCAATGGGACTTTCAATAATGTCTGATGGATGGTCCGACGGTAGAACTCGAAGCATACTTATCTTGATCAACAATCCTAAGGGCACTGTGTTTTTAAAAAGTATTGATGCCTCCTCATTTAGTAAAAATGCAGAAAAGTTGTTTAAAATGTTGGATGACGTTATTGAAGAAATTGGAGAGCATCTTGTTGTTCAAGTGGTTACTGATAATGCTAGTGCCTACAAAGCAG TGAGGCAACCTTTGGAGGCTATGTTTACTTCTAAAGAGTGGATAGAGTGTCCTTGGGCGGCTAAACCAAATGGAAAAGAAGCAAGAAAAACAGTTTTAAAAGACAAGAACTTTTGGCCAAGTTTAATTTATGCTATTAGGTACACAAGCCCTTTAGTTGAAGTGCTAAGGCTAACAATTTTGAAGGACAAGAACTTTTCGCCAAGTGTGATTTATGTTATTAGGACCACAAGCCCTTTAGTTGAAGTGCTAAGGTTAGTTGATGGTGATAAGGAACTGGCTATGGGATTTCTCTATAATGCAATGGATAAGGCGAAGGAAAAGTTAGCAAATAATTTGGGTGGAGAAGAAAAAGATTACAATGAGATATGGGAAAATCATTGA